A single region of the Streptomyces sp. AM 4-1-1 genome encodes:
- a CDS encoding betaine/proline/choline family ABC transporter ATP-binding protein (Members of the family are the ATP-binding subunit of ABC transporters for substrates such as betaine, L-proline or other amino acids, choline, carnitine, etc. The substrate specificity is best determined from the substrate-binding subunit, rather than this subunit, as it interacts with the permease subunit and not with substrate directly.): MSETAAGPAAEDAPADATSGAPIQLENLTKVYPGSPTPAVENVSMDIRAGETVIFVGPSGGGKTTLLKMINRLIEPTSGRIRIGDEDVTDIDPVKLRRKIGYAIQSSGLFPHMTVAENIALVPRMVGWSKSRVKDRVEEMLDLVGLDPREFHGRYPRQLSGGQQQRVGVARALSADPPVLVMDEPFGAVDPITRDHLQDELIRLQHELHKTIVFVTHDFDEAIKLGDRIAVLRERSRIAQFDTPEAILTNPADDFVSGFVGAGAALKRLNLTRVRDVGIAEFPTVTVDDPLQSIFDKLRSGPYNELLMLDRRNRPYKWLRRGDLLRARGSLARAGQLVHDTVTRDATLHDALEAVLIDSGGRVAVTGRRGEFTGVVDMHTLMNSVQELLEADRLAAFEHQHELDELRAEQGESEPGGGADGA; this comes from the coding sequence GTGTCTGAGACAGCTGCGGGCCCGGCCGCCGAGGACGCCCCGGCCGACGCCACCTCCGGGGCCCCCATCCAGCTGGAGAACCTGACCAAGGTCTACCCCGGCAGCCCGACTCCGGCCGTCGAGAACGTCTCGATGGACATCAGGGCCGGCGAGACGGTCATCTTCGTCGGCCCCTCCGGGGGCGGCAAGACCACCCTGCTCAAGATGATCAACCGGCTGATCGAACCGACCTCCGGCCGGATCAGGATCGGCGACGAGGACGTCACGGACATCGACCCGGTGAAGCTGCGCCGCAAGATCGGTTACGCCATCCAGTCGTCCGGGCTGTTCCCGCACATGACGGTCGCGGAGAACATCGCGCTCGTACCGAGGATGGTCGGCTGGTCGAAGTCGAGGGTGAAGGACCGGGTCGAGGAGATGCTGGACCTGGTCGGGCTGGACCCCCGGGAGTTCCACGGAAGGTATCCGCGCCAGCTCTCCGGCGGCCAGCAGCAGCGCGTCGGGGTGGCGCGGGCGCTGTCCGCCGACCCCCCGGTGCTGGTGATGGACGAGCCGTTCGGCGCGGTCGACCCGATCACCCGCGACCACCTCCAGGACGAGCTGATCCGGCTCCAGCACGAACTGCACAAGACGATCGTCTTCGTCACCCACGACTTCGACGAGGCGATCAAGCTGGGCGACCGGATCGCGGTGCTGCGGGAGCGGTCGCGCATCGCCCAGTTCGACACCCCGGAGGCGATCCTCACCAACCCGGCGGACGACTTCGTCTCCGGGTTCGTCGGCGCGGGGGCGGCCCTCAAGCGGCTGAACCTGACCCGGGTGCGGGACGTGGGGATCGCCGAGTTCCCGACGGTGACGGTCGACGACCCGCTCCAGTCGATCTTCGACAAGCTCCGCAGCGGCCCGTACAACGAACTGCTGATGCTGGACCGCAGGAACCGCCCGTACAAATGGCTGCGGCGCGGTGATCTGTTGCGGGCCCGAGGCTCGCTGGCGCGCGCCGGGCAGCTGGTGCACGACACGGTCACCCGGGACGCGACGCTGCACGACGCGCTGGAGGCGGTGCTGATCGACAGCGGCGGGCGGGTCGCGGTGACCGGCAGACGCGGCGAGTTCACCGGGGTCGTCGATATGCACACCCTGATGAACTCCGTCCAGGAACTGCTGGAGGCCGACCGGCTCGCCGCCTTCGAGCACCAGCACGAACTGGACGAACTGCGCGCCGAGCAGGGCGAGTCGGAACCGGGGGGCGGTGCGGACGGCGCATGA
- the hppD gene encoding 4-hydroxyphenylpyruvate dioxygenase, which yields MTETVDHTPDTARQADPFPVKGMDAVVFAVGNAKQAAHYYSTAFGMKLVAYSGPENGSRETASYVLTNGSARFVLTSVIKAATDHGRFLADHVAEHGDGVVDLAIEVPDARAAYAYAVEHGATGIAEPYEVEDENGTVVLAAIATYGKTRHTLVDRSRYDGPYLPGYTAAAPLVEGPSRRTFQAVDHCVGNVELGRMNEWVAFYNKVMGFTNMKEFVGDDIATEYSALMSKVVADGTLKVKFPINEPAVAKKKSQIDEYLEFYGSAGVQHIALATNDIVASVRTMRAAGVQFLDTPDSYYDTLGEWAGETRVPVEILREEKILVDRDEDGYLLQIFTKPVQDRPTVFFEMIERHGSMGFGKGNFKALFEAIEREQERRGNL from the coding sequence ATGACTGAGACTGTGGATCACACCCCCGACACCGCACGGCAGGCCGACCCCTTCCCGGTCAAGGGAATGGACGCCGTCGTCTTCGCGGTGGGCAACGCCAAGCAGGCCGCGCACTACTACTCGACCGCCTTCGGCATGAAGCTGGTCGCCTACTCGGGCCCGGAGAACGGCAGCCGGGAGACGGCGAGTTACGTCCTGACGAACGGTTCCGCCCGCTTCGTCCTCACGTCCGTCATCAAGGCCGCCACCGACCACGGCCGCTTCCTCGCCGACCATGTCGCCGAGCACGGCGACGGCGTCGTCGACCTCGCCATCGAGGTGCCGGACGCGCGTGCCGCGTACGCCTACGCCGTCGAGCACGGTGCGACCGGCATCGCCGAGCCGTACGAGGTCGAGGACGAGAACGGCACGGTCGTGCTGGCCGCGATCGCCACGTACGGCAAGACCCGTCACACCCTGGTCGACCGCTCCCGCTACGACGGCCCCTACCTGCCGGGTTACACCGCCGCCGCCCCGCTCGTCGAGGGGCCGTCCAGGCGGACCTTCCAGGCGGTCGACCACTGTGTCGGCAACGTCGAGCTGGGCCGGATGAACGAGTGGGTCGCCTTCTACAACAAGGTCATGGGCTTCACGAACATGAAGGAGTTCGTGGGCGACGACATCGCCACCGAGTACTCCGCCCTGATGTCGAAGGTCGTGGCCGACGGCACCCTCAAGGTGAAGTTCCCGATCAACGAGCCCGCCGTCGCGAAGAAGAAGTCGCAGATCGACGAGTACCTGGAGTTCTACGGCAGCGCGGGCGTCCAGCACATCGCGCTCGCCACGAACGACATCGTCGCCTCGGTCCGGACGATGCGCGCGGCCGGTGTGCAGTTCCTGGACACCCCCGACTCGTACTACGACACCCTCGGCGAGTGGGCCGGCGAGACCCGGGTCCCGGTGGAGATCCTGCGCGAGGAGAAGATCCTCGTCGACCGCGACGAGGACGGCTATCTGCTCCAGATCTTCACCAAGCCGGTCCAGGACCGCCCGACGGTCTTCTTCGAGATGATCGAGCGGCACGGCTCGATGGGCTTCGGCAAGGGCAACTTCAAGGCCCTGTTCGAGGCGATCGAGCGGGAGCAGGAGCGGCGCGGCAACCTCTGA
- a CDS encoding ABC transporter permease has protein sequence MSFWDYLANRHQQLLTDALQHVSAVFQCMVIATVLGVAIGVFTYRSGWAGSLAITSTAAVLTVPSLAAIGLLIPLVGLGVAPTVITLTLYGLLPIVRNSVVGLRGVDPALVDAAKGIGMSRTARLCRVELPLAWPPILTGIRVSTQMLMGIAAIAAYASGPGLGNEIFRGIASLGSANAINQVLAGTLGIVVLALLFDAVYIVLGRLTIPRGIRV, from the coding sequence GTGAGCTTCTGGGACTATCTGGCCAACCGGCACCAACAGCTGCTCACCGACGCGCTCCAGCACGTCAGCGCCGTCTTCCAGTGCATGGTGATCGCGACCGTGCTGGGGGTCGCGATCGGCGTGTTCACGTACCGCAGCGGCTGGGCCGGCTCCCTGGCCATCACCTCCACGGCGGCGGTCCTCACCGTTCCCTCGCTCGCCGCGATCGGACTCCTGATCCCGCTGGTCGGGCTCGGTGTCGCGCCCACCGTGATCACCCTGACGCTCTACGGGCTGCTGCCCATCGTCCGTAACTCCGTCGTCGGCCTGCGCGGCGTCGACCCCGCGCTGGTCGACGCCGCGAAGGGCATCGGGATGTCACGCACCGCCCGGCTGTGCCGGGTGGAGCTGCCGCTCGCCTGGCCGCCGATCCTCACCGGCATCCGGGTGTCGACGCAGATGCTGATGGGCATCGCCGCCATCGCCGCGTACGCGTCGGGTCCCGGCCTCGGCAACGAGATCTTCCGTGGCATCGCCTCCCTGGGCAGCGCCAACGCGATCAACCAGGTGCTGGCGGGCACGCTCGGCATCGTCGTCCTCGCCCTGCTGTTCGACGCGGTCTACATCGTGCTCGGACGGCTGACCATCCCGAGGGGAATCCGTGTCTGA
- a CDS encoding type II toxin-antitoxin system death-on-curing family toxin: MTCVHLSSEDILVIAEHACPDTQIVVRDIGLLESAAHRPAAAMLGEEAYPDLLDKAAALLQSLAINHPFFDGNRRTAWLSCVTFLAMNGADPRPDIDAAERLVIEVATGAADEVKLIAWGLRELLADAM, from the coding sequence GTGACCTGCGTCCATCTGTCCTCCGAGGACATCCTCGTCATCGCCGAGCACGCCTGCCCGGACACGCAGATCGTCGTACGGGACATCGGCCTCCTCGAATCGGCGGCACACCGGCCGGCGGCGGCGATGCTCGGCGAGGAGGCGTATCCGGACCTGCTGGACAAGGCCGCCGCGCTGCTCCAGTCGCTGGCGATCAACCATCCGTTCTTCGACGGCAACAGGCGAACCGCCTGGCTGTCCTGCGTGACGTTCCTCGCGATGAACGGCGCCGATCCGCGCCCGGACATCGACGCCGCCGAGCGTCTGGTCATCGAGGTGGCCACCGGGGCGGCCGACGAGGTGAAGCTCATCGCGTGGGGGCTGCGCGAACTCCTCGCCGACGCGATGTGA
- a CDS encoding ABC transporter permease, whose protein sequence is MNSERNSPERDRPPSHDRPSPARVREPGEHDVKGLPFRDREAEPPSEPAGPPRRITWRKLVVVPLVLAVVLALTYVWITGIHLDSIAKNSLDNGNVRLRLWQHVKLTAISTFWVLVIAIPLGIALTRRGLVRIAPVVTAVANVGQAAPAIGLLALLVIWLGIGPSTAIVGIVIYAVLPVLSNTVAGLRAIDPTLVEASRGIGMSGMGTLTKVELPLAVPLILAGVRTALVLNVGTATLATFGGGGGLGDLITSGIQTQRMPVLVLGSVLTVVLALLVDWLASLVEVSLTPRGLEER, encoded by the coding sequence ATGAACTCCGAGCGGAACTCCCCCGAGCGCGACCGGCCCCCCTCCCACGACCGGCCGTCCCCCGCACGCGTACGGGAGCCCGGTGAGCACGACGTCAAGGGGCTGCCGTTCCGCGACCGGGAGGCCGAACCACCGTCCGAACCGGCCGGCCCGCCGCGCCGGATCACCTGGCGCAAGCTGGTGGTGGTGCCACTGGTGCTCGCGGTCGTGCTGGCCCTCACCTATGTGTGGATCACCGGCATCCACCTCGACTCGATCGCGAAGAACTCGCTGGACAACGGCAATGTGCGGCTGCGGCTGTGGCAGCACGTCAAGCTCACCGCGATCTCGACCTTCTGGGTGCTGGTCATCGCGATCCCGTTGGGGATCGCGCTCACCCGGCGCGGGCTGGTCAGGATCGCCCCGGTGGTCACGGCCGTCGCCAACGTCGGCCAGGCGGCCCCGGCGATCGGTCTGCTGGCGCTGCTGGTGATCTGGCTCGGCATCGGCCCGTCCACGGCGATCGTCGGGATCGTGATCTACGCGGTGCTGCCGGTGCTCTCGAACACGGTGGCGGGCCTCCGGGCGATCGATCCGACGCTGGTCGAGGCGTCGCGCGGCATCGGCATGTCGGGGATGGGGACGCTCACGAAGGTCGAACTGCCGCTGGCGGTCCCGCTGATCCTGGCGGGTGTGCGGACGGCGCTGGTGCTCAATGTCGGCACGGCGACCCTGGCGACGTTCGGGGGCGGTGGCGGGCTCGGCGACCTGATCACCTCGGGCATCCAGACCCAGCGGATGCCGGTGCTGGTGCTGGGGTCCGTGCTGACGGTGGTGCTGGCGCTGCTGGTGGACTGGCTGGCGTCACTGGTCGAGGTGTCGCTGACACCGCGCGGACTGGAGGAGCGGTGA
- a CDS encoding S16 family serine protease codes for MFTRHSRPRALALCALPVLALFGVAAFAPLPFTVAQPGTTANVLGDDHGQAVISIEGAPTRRTQGQLRMTTILATGPSADVGIVDVVDGWFRGDRAVMPRDSVYPSGGSDTEIEKHNLDDMRKSQNVAVDAAMKYLGKDPSSVRVTLHLADVGGPSAGLFFALGIIDKLDGDGAGGDLTGGRTVAGTGTISADGSVGAVGGVSLKTQAARRDGATVFLVPEDECAAARAERPKGLRLVPVTTLKDAVSSLRALDQGGKVPSC; via the coding sequence GTGTTCACTCGTCACTCGCGCCCCCGCGCTCTCGCCCTCTGCGCCCTGCCCGTGCTCGCGCTCTTCGGCGTGGCCGCCTTCGCGCCGCTGCCGTTCACCGTCGCGCAGCCGGGCACCACGGCGAACGTGCTCGGCGACGACCACGGACAGGCCGTGATCAGCATCGAGGGGGCCCCGACCCGGCGTACCCAGGGGCAGTTGCGGATGACCACCATCCTGGCCACCGGGCCGTCCGCGGACGTCGGCATCGTCGACGTGGTCGACGGGTGGTTCAGGGGCGACCGGGCGGTGATGCCCCGCGACTCCGTCTACCCCTCCGGCGGTTCCGACACGGAGATCGAGAAGCACAACCTCGACGACATGCGGAAGTCGCAGAACGTCGCCGTGGACGCGGCCATGAAGTACCTCGGCAAGGACCCCTCGTCGGTGCGGGTCACGCTGCACCTCGCCGATGTGGGTGGTCCCAGCGCCGGGCTGTTCTTCGCGCTGGGCATCATCGACAAGCTCGACGGCGACGGGGCCGGTGGTGACCTCACCGGGGGCCGTACGGTCGCGGGTACGGGCACGATCAGCGCGGACGGCAGCGTGGGAGCCGTCGGCGGGGTGTCGCTGAAGACCCAGGCCGCCCGGCGCGACGGCGCCACGGTCTTCCTGGTGCCCGAGGACGAGTGCGCGGCGGCCCGTGCCGAGCGCCCCAAGGGCCTCCGGCTGGTCCCGGTCACGACCCTGAAGGACGCGGTGTCCTCGCTCCGGGCGCTGGACCAGGGCGGCAAGGTCCCGAGCTGCTGA
- a CDS encoding DEAD/DEAH box helicase, with the protein MTTTASHHLSPAFPGRAPWGTAGKLRAWQQGAMERYVQEQPRDFLAVATPGAGKTTFALTLASWLLHHHVVQQVTVVAPTEHLKKQWAAAAARIGIKLDPDYSAGPVSKEYHGVAVTYAGVGVRPMLHRNRCEQRKTLVILDEIHHAGDSKSWGEACLEAFEPATRRLALTGTPFRSDTNPIPFVTYEEGNDGIRRSAADYTYGYGNALGDGVVRPVIFLSYSGNMRWRTKAGDEIAARLGEPMTKDAVSQAWRTALDAKGDWMPNVLRAADRRLSEVRKGIPDAGGLVIASDQESARAYAKLIREITGTKATLVLSDEASSSQRIDDFSESQDRWMVAVRMVSEGVDVPRLAVGVYATTISTPLFFAQAVGRFVRSRRRGETASVFLPTIPSLLDFANEMEVERDHVLDKPKKDGEEDPYAESEKELAEAEREQDEDTGEQDQLPFEALESDAVFDRVLYDGAEFGMQAHPGSEEEQDYLGIPGLLEPDQVQLLLQKRQARQIAHSRRKPDEEADLVELPAERRPVVSHKELLGLRKQLNTMVGAYVHQSGKPHGVIHTELRRVCGGPPSAEATAGQIRERIKKVQEWATRMT; encoded by the coding sequence GTGACTACTACCGCCTCCCACCACCTCTCACCCGCCTTCCCCGGCCGGGCCCCCTGGGGCACCGCCGGAAAGCTGCGAGCCTGGCAGCAGGGCGCCATGGAGAGGTACGTCCAGGAGCAGCCGCGCGACTTCCTCGCGGTCGCGACGCCAGGCGCCGGAAAGACCACCTTCGCGCTGACCCTCGCCTCATGGCTGCTGCACCACCACGTCGTGCAGCAGGTGACCGTCGTCGCGCCGACCGAGCATCTGAAGAAGCAGTGGGCCGCAGCGGCGGCCCGGATAGGGATCAAGCTCGACCCCGACTACAGTGCGGGCCCCGTCAGCAAGGAGTACCACGGTGTCGCCGTGACGTACGCCGGTGTCGGGGTCCGGCCGATGCTGCACCGCAACCGCTGCGAGCAGCGCAAGACCCTCGTCATCCTCGACGAGATCCACCACGCCGGGGACTCCAAGTCCTGGGGCGAGGCGTGCCTGGAGGCGTTCGAACCGGCCACCCGCCGGCTCGCCCTCACCGGTACGCCGTTCCGCTCCGACACCAACCCCATCCCCTTCGTGACGTACGAGGAGGGCAACGACGGGATTCGGCGGTCCGCCGCCGACTACACCTACGGCTACGGCAACGCCCTCGGCGACGGCGTGGTCCGCCCGGTCATCTTCCTCTCGTACAGCGGCAACATGCGCTGGCGGACCAAGGCGGGCGACGAGATCGCCGCCCGGCTCGGGGAGCCGATGACCAAGGACGCCGTCTCGCAGGCGTGGCGGACCGCGCTCGACGCCAAGGGCGACTGGATGCCGAACGTGCTGCGCGCCGCCGACCGGCGGCTGTCCGAGGTCCGCAAGGGCATCCCGGACGCGGGCGGACTCGTCATCGCCAGCGACCAGGAGTCGGCCCGCGCGTACGCCAAGCTGATCCGCGAGATCACCGGCACCAAGGCGACCCTCGTCCTCTCCGACGAGGCGTCCTCCTCCCAGCGGATCGACGACTTCAGCGAGAGCCAGGACCGCTGGATGGTCGCGGTCCGGATGGTCTCCGAGGGGGTCGACGTGCCGCGCCTGGCGGTCGGTGTGTACGCCACCACGATCTCGACCCCGCTCTTCTTCGCGCAGGCGGTGGGCCGTTTCGTGCGGTCCAGGCGGCGCGGCGAGACGGCGTCGGTGTTCCTGCCGACCATTCCGTCGCTGCTCGACTTCGCCAACGAGATGGAGGTCGAGCGCGACCACGTCCTCGACAAGCCGAAGAAGGACGGCGAGGAGGACCCGTACGCCGAGTCCGAGAAGGAGCTGGCCGAGGCCGAGCGCGAACAGGACGAGGACACCGGCGAGCAGGACCAGCTGCCGTTCGAGGCGCTGGAGTCCGACGCGGTGTTCGACCGGGTGCTGTACGACGGGGCCGAGTTCGGGATGCAGGCCCATCCGGGCAGCGAGGAGGAGCAGGACTACCTCGGCATCCCCGGGCTCCTCGAACCCGACCAGGTGCAGCTGCTGCTCCAGAAGCGGCAGGCCCGGCAGATCGCGCACAGCCGGAGGAAGCCGGACGAGGAGGCGGATCTCGTCGAACTCCCCGCCGAGCGTCGGCCGGTGGTCTCGCACAAGGAGCTGCTGGGGCTGCGCAAACAGCTCAACACGATGGTGGGGGCGTACGTCCACCAGAGCGGCAAACCGCACGGCGTGATCCACACCGAGCTGCGGCGGGTGTGCGGCGGTCCGCCCAGCGCGGAGGCGACGGCGGGGCAGATCCGGGAGCGGATCAAGAAGGTCCAGGAGTGGGCCACCCGCATGACGTGA
- a CDS encoding FAD-linked oxidase C-terminal domain-containing protein has product MDDLLERLCAGLPADALITDPDITASYAHDMASFCEAGAPAVVVLPRTVEEVQHVMRTATALRVPVVPQGARTGLSGAANASDGCVVLSLVRMDRILEISPVDRIAVVEPGVVNAALSRAANEHGLCYPPDPSSWETCTIGGNIGTASGGLCCVKYGVTAEYVLGLDVVLADGRLLTTGRRTAKGVAGYDLTRLFVGSEGSLGVIVRAVLALRPRPPRQLALAAEFPSVAAACDAVCRIMERGHTPSLLELMDRTSVRAVNATMSMGLPDSTEALLLAAFDTPDPAADLAAVGALCTEAGATEVVPAEDTAESELLLRARRTALTALETIKPATMVDDVCVPRSKLGAMLEGTAAVARRYDLTIGVCAHAGDGNTHPVVCFDPADADETRRARDSFDEIMALGLELGGTITGEHGVGVLKKDWLARELGEVGVELHRSIKRAFDPLGLLNPGKVV; this is encoded by the coding sequence GTGGACGATCTCCTCGAACGACTGTGCGCGGGCCTGCCTGCCGATGCCCTGATCACCGACCCGGACATCACCGCCTCCTACGCGCACGACATGGCGAGCTTCTGCGAGGCGGGCGCCCCCGCCGTCGTGGTCCTGCCCCGCACGGTCGAGGAGGTCCAGCACGTCATGCGCACCGCGACCGCGCTGCGCGTCCCGGTCGTCCCCCAGGGCGCCCGCACCGGACTCTCGGGCGCGGCCAACGCCTCCGACGGCTGCGTCGTGCTGTCCCTGGTCAGGATGGACCGCATCCTGGAGATCAGCCCCGTCGACCGGATCGCCGTCGTCGAACCGGGCGTCGTCAACGCCGCGCTCTCCCGCGCGGCGAACGAGCACGGCCTCTGCTACCCGCCGGACCCCTCCAGCTGGGAGACGTGCACCATCGGCGGCAACATCGGCACCGCGTCCGGCGGCCTGTGCTGCGTGAAGTACGGAGTGACCGCCGAATACGTACTCGGACTGGACGTCGTCCTCGCCGACGGCCGGCTCCTCACCACCGGCCGCCGCACCGCGAAGGGCGTCGCCGGATACGACCTCACCCGGCTGTTCGTCGGCTCCGAGGGCAGCCTCGGCGTCATCGTCCGGGCCGTACTCGCCCTGAGGCCCCGACCGCCGCGCCAACTGGCGCTCGCCGCGGAGTTCCCCTCCGTGGCCGCCGCGTGCGACGCGGTCTGCCGGATCATGGAGCGCGGACACACTCCGTCACTCCTCGAACTGATGGACCGTACGAGCGTCCGGGCCGTCAACGCGACGATGTCCATGGGCCTGCCCGATTCCACCGAGGCACTGCTGCTCGCCGCCTTCGACACCCCCGACCCGGCGGCCGACCTGGCCGCCGTCGGCGCGCTCTGCACCGAGGCCGGGGCCACCGAAGTGGTCCCGGCCGAGGACACCGCCGAGTCCGAGCTGCTGCTCCGGGCCCGGCGGACGGCCCTCACCGCCCTGGAGACCATCAAGCCCGCCACCATGGTCGACGACGTCTGCGTGCCCCGCTCGAAGCTCGGCGCGATGCTCGAAGGGACGGCGGCCGTCGCCCGGAGGTACGACCTCACGATCGGCGTCTGCGCCCACGCCGGCGACGGCAACACCCACCCCGTCGTCTGCTTCGACCCCGCCGACGCCGACGAGACACGGCGGGCCCGGGACTCCTTCGACGAGATCATGGCGCTCGGCCTGGAGCTGGGCGGCACCATCACCGGCGAACACGGCGTCGGCGTACTGAAGAAGGACTGGCTCGCACGCGAACTCGGCGAGGTGGGCGTCGAGTTGCACCGGAGCATCAAGCGGGCCTTCGACCCGCTCGGGCTGCTCAACCCGGGCAAGGTCGTCTGA
- a CDS encoding helix-turn-helix domain-containing protein, with the protein MTAETSQTLDRGLRVLKLLADTDHGLTVTELSNKLGVNRTVVYRLLATLEQHALIRRDLGGRARVGLGVLRLGRQVHPLVREAALPALRSLAEDIGATAHLTLVDGADALAVAVVEPTWTDYHVAYRAGFRHPLDRGAAGRAILAARRQNANGSANGPGYTLTHGELEAGASGAAAALTGVTGVEGSVGVVMLADSVPERVGPRVVDAAREVADALR; encoded by the coding sequence GTGACCGCGGAGACCTCCCAGACGCTCGACCGGGGACTGCGTGTCCTCAAACTGCTCGCCGACACCGATCACGGCCTGACCGTCACCGAGTTGTCCAACAAACTCGGCGTCAATCGCACCGTGGTCTACCGTCTGCTCGCCACCCTGGAACAACACGCCCTGATCCGGCGCGACTTGGGCGGACGCGCCCGGGTCGGCCTGGGTGTGCTGCGACTGGGCCGCCAGGTGCATCCGCTCGTCCGGGAGGCCGCGCTGCCCGCGCTGCGCTCGCTGGCGGAGGACATCGGCGCCACGGCGCACCTCACCCTGGTCGACGGCGCCGACGCGCTCGCCGTCGCGGTGGTCGAACCGACCTGGACCGACTACCACGTGGCGTACCGGGCCGGGTTCCGCCATCCGCTCGACCGGGGCGCGGCGGGCCGGGCGATCCTGGCCGCCCGCCGGCAGAACGCGAACGGGAGCGCGAACGGGCCCGGCTACACCCTCACCCACGGCGAACTGGAGGCGGGTGCGAGCGGCGCCGCCGCCGCGCTGACGGGGGTTACCGGGGTGGAGGGCAGCGTCGGCGTGGTGATGCTCGCGGACTCCGTACCGGAACGGGTCGGGCCCCGTGTGGTGGACGCGGCCCGGGAGGTGGCGGACGCGCTGAGGTGA
- a CDS encoding glycine betaine ABC transporter substrate-binding protein — protein MAGALALLAVAVAGCGLKSGSPMVDDVSPGSVGAGEPLKGASLTVTSKNFSENIILGQMIGLVFKAAGAEVLDRTNLPGSISAREAIVKGDADAMYEYTGTAWITYLGHQKPITNPLKQWEAVRDEDRKHGVTWLPQSTLDNTYALAISRKNNAKYRLRTLSDVAELSRRDPSAVTVCVENEFASRDDGLPGMVRAYGMRLPASQVKKMDAGIVYTQVSKSNSCLLGEVFTTDGRIKAMNLDVLEDNKHFFPNYNAAPVVHTKTFEKYPRIAGLLDPVTRKLTTEVAQVLNAKVDVDGEDPHEVAKDWLVKEGFIKKG, from the coding sequence TTGGCGGGGGCGCTGGCGCTGCTGGCGGTGGCGGTCGCGGGGTGCGGGCTGAAGAGCGGGTCACCGATGGTGGACGACGTGTCGCCGGGCTCCGTCGGCGCGGGTGAACCGCTCAAGGGCGCCTCGCTGACGGTCACTTCGAAGAACTTCAGCGAGAACATCATCCTGGGCCAGATGATCGGCCTGGTCTTCAAGGCGGCCGGGGCGGAGGTCCTGGACCGGACGAACCTGCCCGGCTCGATCAGCGCGCGCGAGGCGATCGTCAAGGGCGACGCGGACGCGATGTACGAGTACACGGGCACCGCGTGGATCACGTACCTCGGCCACCAGAAGCCGATCACGAACCCGCTGAAGCAGTGGGAGGCGGTCCGGGACGAGGACCGGAAGCACGGGGTGACGTGGCTGCCGCAGTCCACGCTCGACAACACCTACGCACTGGCCATCAGCAGGAAGAACAACGCGAAGTACAGGCTCAGGACGCTCTCGGACGTCGCCGAGCTGTCGCGGAGGGACCCCTCGGCGGTGACGGTCTGCGTGGAGAACGAGTTCGCCTCCCGCGACGACGGACTGCCCGGCATGGTCCGGGCGTACGGGATGCGGCTGCCCGCCTCGCAGGTCAAGAAGATGGACGCCGGGATCGTCTACACCCAGGTGTCGAAGTCCAACTCATGCCTGCTGGGTGAGGTGTTCACCACGGACGGCCGCATCAAGGCGATGAACCTCGACGTGCTGGAGGACAACAAGCACTTCTTCCCCAACTACAACGCGGCGCCCGTGGTGCACACGAAGACCTTCGAGAAGTATCCGCGGATCGCGGGGCTGCTGGACCCGGTCACCAGGAAACTGACGACGGAGGTCGCGCAGGTGCTGAACGCGAAGGTGGACGTGGACGGCGAGGACCCGCACGAGGTGGCGAAGGACTGGCTGGTGAAGGAGGGGTTCATCAAGAAGGGATAG
- a CDS encoding Lrp/AsnC family transcriptional regulator: MAIDHLDGRLIVLLAREPRIGVLEASRRLGVARGTVQARLDRLQSNGVIRGFGPAVDPAALGYPVTAFATLEIKQGQGADVREHLDGVPEVLELHTTTGHGDMLCRLVARSNADLQRVIDLVVGFDGIVRASTAIVMENPVPLRVIPLVEQAAEDTD, translated from the coding sequence ATGGCGATCGATCATCTGGACGGCCGGCTCATCGTGCTTCTGGCGCGTGAACCCAGGATCGGCGTCCTGGAGGCATCGCGCCGCCTGGGCGTGGCACGCGGGACCGTGCAGGCACGGCTCGACCGTCTTCAGTCGAATGGAGTCATCCGCGGATTCGGCCCCGCCGTCGATCCCGCCGCGCTCGGCTACCCCGTCACCGCGTTCGCGACGCTGGAGATCAAACAAGGCCAAGGGGCCGATGTGCGCGAGCACTTGGACGGCGTACCCGAGGTGCTGGAGCTGCACACCACCACCGGTCACGGCGACATGCTGTGCCGGCTGGTGGCCCGGTCCAACGCCGATCTTCAACGGGTGATCGACCTGGTTGTCGGTTTTGATGGCATTGTCCGGGCCTCCACGGCGATCGTCATGGAGAACCCTGTTCCGCTGCGCGTCATCCCGCTCGTGGAACAGGCCGCCGAGGACACCGACTGA